A region from the Cannabis sativa cultivar Pink pepper isolate KNU-18-1 chromosome 9, ASM2916894v1, whole genome shotgun sequence genome encodes:
- the LOC115721688 gene encoding CASP-like protein 1E1, translated as MEGKNNMYEGVEVGREVKVANKRGAGGCEGLLRVLGFVFCLSAAVILGVDKQTKIVSLQLVPTLPPINVPAHAKWYYLSAFKYFVVAHAIACSYAVLSLLLSLGNRGGKRGNISLGIAMADIVMVALLFSSNGAAVSIGLMGYQGNSHVQWKKVCNVFGKFCHQAAAAFVVSALGAIAFLLLIVFALKRLHKKL; from the exons ATGGAGGGCAAAAATAATATGTATGAGGGAGTAGAAGTAGGGAGAGAAGTTAAGGTGGCTAACAAGAGAGGAGCAGGAGGTTGTGAAGGGCTTCTTAGGGTTTTGGGGTTTGTGTTTTGCTTATCGGCTGCTGTTATTCTTGGAGTTGATAAACAAACCAAGATTGTTTCTTTACAGCTTGTTCCAACTCTCCCACCCATCAATGTTCCTGCTCATGCCAAGTGGTATTATTTGTCTGCTTTTAA GTACTTTGTGGTGGCACATGCCATAGCATGTTCATACGCAGTACTTTCTCTACTTCTTTCTTTGGGTAACCGCGGCGGAAAGAGGGGCAACATCAGCCTCGGCATTGCGATGGCCGACATAGTGATGGTTGCGTTGCTTTTCTCAAGCAACGGGGCGGCCGTGAGCATCGGGCTGATGGGTTACCAAGGGAACTCACATGTGCAATGGAAGAAGGTTTGTAATGTATTTGGCAAGTTTTGTCACCAAGCAGCGGCTGCTTTTGTGGTGTCTGCACTTGGAGCTATTGCCTTCCTATTGCTTATTGTTTTTGCCCTCAAACGTCtccacaaaaaattataa